Below is a genomic region from Actinomadura sp. NAK00032.
GAGCTGAGCCGCAACCCGACCGTGAAGGACGAGATCGCCTCGTCCCGGCAGGCGTCGGTCAGCGGGCTGATGTTCACCTATCCCGTCCACCAGGCCGCCGACATCCTGTTCTGCAAGGCCAACCTCGTCCCGGTCGGCAAGGACCAGCTCCCGCACCAGGAGATCACCCGGACGATCGCCCGCCGCTTCAACGAGCGCTACGCGCCGGTCTTCCCCGTGCCGGACGCGCTGCTGTCCGCCGCCCCGGGCCTGCTCGGCATGGACGGCCAGAAGATGAGCAAGAGCCGCGGCAACGCCATCGCGCTGTCCGCCGGGCCGGACGAGACGGCGAAACTGATCAGGCGGGCGGTGACCGACGCCGACCGGCACATCGCCTACGCCCCCGAGACCCGTCCGCAGGTGTCGAACCTGGTGCTGCTCGCCGCGCTCTGCCAGGGCCGCGACCCGCACGCCGTCGCCGCCGAGATCGGGGACGGCGGCGGCGCCGCGCTCAAGAAGGTCGTCACGGACTCGGTCAACGAGTTCCTCCGGCCGATCCGCGCCCGCCGCGCCGAGCTGCTCGCGGACCGGACGTACCTGCGCGGCGTCCTCGACGCGGGCAACGAGCGCGCCAACGCCGTCGCCGGCCGCACGCTGGCGGAGGTGAGGGCGGCGATGGAGTCCTAGTGCGGGGCGATGCCGCGCAGCACGACGGCGACCAGGTCGCCGGCGCCGGCCCGCGGGACGCGGTGCGCGATGTCCTCGCCCTGGAAGAGCGCCGACAGCACCGGTTCGTGGCAGGCACCGACGATCATGGACGTGGCGGCGTCCACCGGTGCGTCGGCGGCGAGGCGGCCGAGGTCGCGCTCGGCCCGCAGGTAGCCGGCGAGCCGGGACCGCCAGTCCTCCTCGCCGCCGCTCAGCGCCGAGAACCGGGCGAGCACCTCGGGCTGCGCGACGAGGCCGGCCAGCGCGGGCACGAGGGCGCCGTGGGCGGCCATCCCGTGCGCGACGTATGCGCGCAGGTTCTCCTCGACGGTCGCGGTGCCGGGCTCGGGCAGCGGGTCGAGCGCCCTGCCCACCGACTCCGCCCGCGCCCGCAGCGCGTGCGCGAGCAGCTCCTCCTTGTCGGCGAAGTGGTTGTAGAGGACGCCGTCGGCGACGCCGGCCTCGCGCGCGATCGCCCGGACGGTCAGCCCGGCCGTCGCGCCCTCGGCCATCATCCGCTCCGCCGTCGCGATCAGGTGCTCGCGCAGGGTCCGGTCGCCGGCGCGCAGCGCGGCCGCTTTTCGAGGTGACATCACCGCGCATCGTATGTGCCGAGCGCGAACCCCCGCGCGGCGAGCCCGGGCGGGAGGGCCGGGCCGGCGAGGCCCCCGGTCACCGGCGTGCCGTCACCAGCCAGGACGTGCTCCGCAGGCGGACGGCGCCGTCGCGTTCGAAGCGCCGCATCGCGTCCGCGAGCGTGGCGACCAGGTCGTCTCCCGCGCCGTAGTTGTAGCGGATCGGGCCCCATGCGGCGAAGAACTCCGCCGCGTCCCGCGCGTCCCGCCCCCAGATCTGCTCGGCCTCGACCCGGCGGCAGTTCACGGCGCCGAACCCGGCCGCGCCGAGCACCTCCTGGACGCGCCCGGGATCCGACAGCGACAGGGGCCCGTCGTGCCCGATCGGGGCCTCCTCGCGCGGCGGCAGCGCGGCGAAGACGGACTGGAGGTCGGTGTCGCCGAGGGGTGCCATCGCCAGGAACGCCAGCCGCCCGCCGTCCCGCAGCGCCCGCCGGACGTTCCCGAACGCGGCGACGGGATCGGCGAAGAACATGACGCCGACCCGGCTGATCGCCACGTCGAAGGCGCCGTCCTGGAAGGGGTGGACCTGGGCGTCGCCCTGGACGAACTCCACGTTCCCGACGCCCTCCGCCGCGGCGCGCTCGCGGGCGGTTCCGAGCATGGGCCCGGACAGGTCCACGCCCGTCGCCCCGCCGAGCCGGGCCCGCCGGGCCGCGAGCCGGGTGGTCTGCCCGTTCCCACAGCCGATGTCGAGGACGCGGTCGTGCGGCCCGATGGCGGCCGCGTCCAGCAGGGCGTCGTTGAACCCGCCGTTGACCGCGTCGTACCGGTCGGGATGCTCGGCCCAGTGCGCGCCCTCGTACCCGTTCCACGCCTCCGCTTGATGCGTGTTGACGATCTCCGCCATGTCCCCTCCTCAGGTTATGAACAACCGTTCATGAACTTACGTTCATATCGTCTTCGCCGTCAAGGCCGCGCTGAAGGCCGTACCCGCCGGGCCGAGCGAGTGGGGGGTGCGGCAGTTCGGTGCGCAATGATTACCCGGATGTCGGACCCATCCGAGACGATGAGCGGATGAACCGGTTCCGGCACCGCCGTCCCGTCCCGGCCCTGGAGGTTCCGCACCTCACGGAGCTGCGAGGTCGCCATGAAGGCTGACAGGCGAGACCTGAACCGGGCGCTGCTCGCGCGGCAGATGCTGCTGGAGCGGCGCGACATGCCCGTCCTGGACGCGATCGAGCATCTCGTCGGCATGCAGGCGCAGGCGCCGAGCCCGCCGCACATCGGGCTGTGGAGCCGGCTCGACGGCTTCGCGTTCGACGCGGTCGGCCCGCTGATGACCGAGCGGCGAGTGCTCAGGATGGTCCTGATGCGCGGAACGCTCCACCTGGTCAGCGCCCGCGACGCCCGCGCGCTCCGGCCGCTCACCCAGCCGCTCCTGGACAACTACCTGCGGACCCGGGCCGCCGACCTCGCCGGCATCGACCTCGACGCGGTCACCGCGCACGCCCGCGCACTGCTGGAGGACGAACCGCGCACCGACAAGGAGCTGCGCGAGCTGCTGGCCGAGCGTTGGCCGGGCGAGGACCCCGCGCTGCTCGGCTGGGCGGTCCGGCTCCGGCTGCCGCTGGTGCAGGTCCCGCCGCGCGGCATCTGGGGCGCCTCCGGAATCGCCCGGCACACGACGCTCGACACCTGGCTGGACGGGCGTCCGACCGCCGAGACGACGCTGGACGAGGTCGTGCTGCGCTATCTGGCCGCGTTCGGGCCGGCGAGCGCGCAGGACGTCCAGCAGTGGTCCGGCCTGACGCGGCTCGGCGAGGTCGTCGAGCGGCTGCGGCCCCGGCTGCTGGAGTTCCGGGACGAGGACGGCCGCGCGCTCTACGACGTGCCGGACGCGCCGCGCCCCGGCGGCGACGCGCCCGCGCCGGTCCGGTTCGTCCCGGACTTCGACAACCTGCTGCTCTCGCACGCCGACCGCGCCCGGATCATCAGCGAGGAGCACCGCAAGCGCGTCTTCACCGTCAACGGCATCATCCGCGCGACGTTCCTCGTGGACGGCTTCGTCCACGGCATGTGGAAGATCGAGAAGAAGCGCGGGGAGGCGGTGCTGCGCGTCGACCCGTTCGCGCCTGTCCCGAAGCGGGAGTGCGCCGCGCTGGAGGAGGAGGGCCTGCGACTGCTGGCCGCCGCACATCCCGGCGTGAAGTCGCACGCGGTCGAGTTCCTCTAGCGCTTGCCGGTCAGTCAGCCTTCGCCGCGGGCGCAGGGGGCCTCGTGGTCGGGGTCGAGGGACGACAGGAGCGCGTGCAGGGTCTCGCGGAAGGCGAGCATCTGCTCGCGGTCCAGCGGGTCGAACAGGTGGCGCCTGACCTCGGCGACATGGCCGGGCGCCGCCTTGGCCAGCACCGCGTACCCCTCGTCGGTCAGCCGCGCGATCGTGGTGCGGCGGTCGCCGTCGTGCTTGCAGCGGCTCACCCAGCCGGCCTCCTCCAGCCGGTTCACGGCGTGCGAGAGGCGGCTCGGGGACGAGTGGACGAGCTCGGCGAGCGCGGTCATCGTCAGCGCGCGGCCGGGGGCCTCCGACAGCATCGCCAGGATCATGTAGTAGGCGTGCGGCATCCCGGAGTCGCGCTGGAGCTGCCGGTCGAGGGCGGAGTTGAGCAGCCGCGACGTCCACAGGAAGGCCCGCCAGGTCTCCTGCTCCTCGTCGTCCAGCCACTGCGCCTCGGTCATGCGGACAGTCTACCCAACAGTTGAACCCTCAAGGCTTGAAAGTTCAAGCATCTCCCGGATATGGTTGAAGTCTCAAGTAAAAGGGGGACGACATGACCCGGATGCCGGTGCTCTACCTGAGCCATGGCGCGCCGCCGCTGGCGGACGACGCCCGGTGGACCGGCCAGCTCGCCCGCTGGTCGGCGGACCTGCCGAAGCCCGCGGCGATCCTCATGGTGTCGGCGCACTGGGAGGCCGCGCCGCTCAGCATCGGCGCCACGCGGCAGGTGCCGCTGGTGTACGACTTCTGGGGGTTCCCCGAGCGCTACTACCGCGTCCGCTACGACGCGCCCGGCGCTCCCGAACTGGCCGCCGAGGTGCGCAAGCTGATCCCCGGCGTCCGGCAGGACGAGGAGCGGGGCCTGGACCACGGCGCCTACGTCCCGCTCGTGGAGATGTACCCGGACGCCGACGTCCCCGTGCTGCAGATGTCGATGCCGACGCTGGAGCCGGAGCGGCTCTTCGAGGTGGGGCGGAGCCTCGCGCCGCTGCGCGAGCGGGGCGTGCTGATCGTCGGGAGCGGGTTCACCACGCACAACCTGCGGGAGCTGCGCCCGGACCCGGACGCCCCGCCGCCCGCCTGGTCGGCGGAGTTCGACGAGTGGACGGACCGCGCGGTGCGGGGCGGCGACGTCGACGCCCTGCTCGACTTCCGCGCGAAGGCGCCCGCGGCGCGCATCGCCCACCCCCGGACCGAGCATTTCGCGCCGCTGTTCATGGCGCTGGGAGCGGACGCGGACCAGGCGTCGAGGCGCCGGTCCGTGATCGACGGCTACTGGCTCGGGCTGGCGAAGCGCTCGTTCCAGTTCGGGTGAATTGTCACGTTCCGCCCGATTAGCCGGTCGGTCCGTCGGTCGCGGTCTCCATCTGGGTGAAACCGGTGCGCCACGAGGTCACCTGCGGCTTCCAGCCGAGGCCCAGCGCCTTGGCGTTGGACACCGGGCGGCCGGTCGTCGCGGCGTGCTTGCCGGCGCTGCCCGGGTGGGGAGCGCCGATCGCCGCGCTGTAGACGGGCAGCCAGTCGGCCGTGGTGGCGGGCTCGTCGTCCACGATGTTGACGGCGCCGGCCGGCCAGTCGAGCGCGGCGAGCGCCGCCGAGGCCGCGTCGTCGGCGTGCACGAAGGACGTCCACGAGGGCGCCAGCCGCAGCGTGCCCGCGCGGGCCCGCTCGGCGATCGCGCCGTCGGGGGCGTACCAGGTGCCGGGGCCGTAGAGCGCGCCGTACCGCAGCACGACGCCGCGCGGCATCTCGCCGACCGCGTCCTCCAGCGCCGCGACGCCCTCGTACGGGGGCAGCGTCGAGTCGAGCGGGTCGCTCTCGGCGGCCGCCGCGCCGCCCGGGACGTACAGCCAGGCGATGCTCTGCGCGACCATCGTCTCGACGCCCGCGGCCTTCGCCGCGTCCACCAGGTTGCGGGTGCCGGCGATGCGCAGCCGCGAGTTGGCGCCGAAGTCCTCCTCGCTGAGGTCGGTGAGCTGGTGGATCACGGCGTCCGGGCGCTCGGCCGCGACGGCGTCGCGGACCGCCGGGCCGTCGAGCACGTCCACGACGACGGGCGCGGCGCCGAGATCGCGCAGCAGCGCGGCGCGGTCGGACCGGCGCGTCGTCCCTGCGACCTCGTGGCCCGCCTGGACGAGCAGCGGGATCAGCCGGCGACCGACGACTCCGGTCGCTCCGGCGAGGAGAATCTTCAAGGGGGTACCTCCGCGACTGTCACGCCTTTGTGAGATCGTCTTTTGTAGGATCGTCCAGTGCACTCGCCCGGCGTTCGGCATGGTAGCCCCCCTGCGTCCGGTCGGACGACGTCGGACGAGCCGCACCGCCCCCGGGGTCCCGTCCGCCAATGAGCGTACCGCCGGGAACCGCCCGAACGCGTTTCGCATCCGGCGCGGACGAGAATTCCCGTCTTCGAGGACGGAACCGGCGGCGGAGGAGGGCGCACATGGAGATCACTCTCGTGCGGGGCGACATCACCGAGCAGGACGTCGACGCGGTCGTGAACGCGGCCAACTCGTCGCTGCTCGGAGGCGGCGGCGTGGACGGCGCGATCCACCGCCGGGGTGGGCGGGAGATCCTCGACGCGTGCCGTGACCTGCGCGCCTCGCATTACGGCGGCGGGCTGCCGACCGGTCGGGCGGTCGCGACCACGGCCGGGCGGCTGCCCGCCCGCTGGGTGATCCACACGGTCGGGCCGGTGTACTCCGCGTCCGACGACCGCTCCGGCCTGCTGGCCTCCTGCTACCGCGAGTCCCTCCGCGTCGCCGACGAGCTGGGCGCCGCCTCGGTCGCCTTCCCGGCCGTGTCGGCGGGCATCTTCGGCTGGCCGCTGGACGATGCCGCCCGGATCGCGGTCGGCACCGTCCGCTCCACTCCCACTCAGGTCGCCGACGTCCGGTTCGTCCTCTTCAGCGCGGACGTCTACGCCGCCTTCGAGCACGCTCTGGAATCGTCCTAACCCGGGTTCAGTCCTCCTTCTTGCGGGGCGGCACCACGAGGACGGGCCGGTGCGCGTGATGCAGCACGCGGGTCGACACGCTGCCCAAGATGACGGAACGGGCGCCCGCCAGGCCGCGCGAACCCGTGACGATCAACGACGCGTCCAGTTCGTCCGCGACGTCCACGATGGCGGCCCACACGGGTCCGCCGCCGCGCTCCGCACGCGTCGTCACCTCGGTCAGCCCGGCGGCGAGGGCGAGGTCGGCGCCCGCCCGCGCGAGCTGCTCGGCCTGCTTCTCCTCCTCCCAGGTGTCGCCGTCCTGCGGCCCGGCGGGGATCGGTGCCACGGCGGCGATCGGCGCCCAGGTGATCTGGGTCAGCAGCGGCTCCCACACCGTCATGATCACGGTCGGCTCGCCCTTCAGATGGCGTGCGGCGAACTCGATGGCGGTACGCGAGTCGTCAGAACCGTCGAATGCAATGAGAACTGTCATGAGGAGGACATTTCCAAGATCAGACCCGGTGGAACCCGAACGGCTCGCACAGTGGCCGATCTCTCAGCCGGCCTGCGGCGCGCGGCCGGTGCCGGGCGGCCCGGCGAACGCCTGGGCGATGTCCAGCCAGCGGTCGGCGTCCGGCCCGGTGGCGGTGAGGGCGAGATCGGCGCGGTGCCGGCGCTGCGCGACGGCGTGGCAGAAGTCGAGCGCGGGGCCGGTGACGGACTGGCGCGCGTCCGCCGGCCCCCACGTCCACTCCTCGCCGCCGGGGCCCGCCAGGACGACGCGGAACTCCTCGGCCGGCGGCTCCAGCCCGCGGTTGCGGTACGCGAAGTCGCGGGTCCGGACGCCGATGTGCGCGACGTGCCGGAGCCGGTGCGTCGGCTCGCGTCGGACCCCGAGCGCGTCGGCGACGTCCTCGCCGTGCGCCCACGTCTCCATCAGCCGCGCGGTCGCCAGCGTCGCGGCGCCCATCGGCGGGCCGAACCAGGGCAGCCGCGTACCGGGCGGGACGGCGGCGAGGGCGGCCACCATGCCGCGGCGCCCGTCGCGCCAGCGCGCGAGGAGCGCCGCCGGGTCCTCCTTCGCGCCCTCCCGCGCGCCCGTCTCGACATAGCCTTCGGGGTCGGCGAGGGCCGCCTCGACGAGCTCGGCGAACGCGCCGGCGTCGGTGGCCGCGACCACGGCCTGGTCGTCGGTCCAGGCGAGATGGGCGATCTGGTGCGCGATCGTCCAGCCCTCGGCGGGGGTCGGGTCCGCCCAGCGGGCGGCGGGCAGCGGCGCGACGAGGGCGTCGACGGAGTCGCCCTCGGCGGCGAGGTCGGCGAGCAGAGAGTGCAGATCTGGCATTCCGCCAGGATCGTCGGTCGCGCCGCCCCGGTACAGATCGGGCCCTACAAAACCGAACGTGGTTCTTTAGCCGGGCAGTCAGTCGAGGAGGGCGCGGGCGGCGGCGTAGTCGGCCTTGCCGTTCGGCAGGCGCAGGCCCGCGTCCGTCCGGACGAACGCCTTCGGGATCTTGTAGCGGGCCAGGTGGGCGGCGCAGCCCGCGCGCAGCTCCGCGTCGGACGGGCCCCCGGCGGGGCTGACCACCGCGACGATCTCGGTGCCCCAGTGCTCGCTCGGCCGGCCGACGACCAGCGCGTCCGCGACGCCCGGCAGCCCGCGCAGCACAGACTCGACCTCCTCCGCGAACACCTTCTCCCCGCCGGTGTTGATCGTGGTGGCCTCGCGGCCGTGGACCTCGACGGTGCCGTCCGCGAGCAGCCGCGCCCGGTCGCCCGCCACGACGAGGCGCTCGCCGTCCAGCGCCAGGAAGGTGCCCGCGGTCTTCGCCGGGTCGCCCAGGTAGCCGAGCGGGATCGCGTCGCCGCCCTTGGCCAGCCAGCCCAGCTCGTCCTCGCCGGGGGCGAGCCGCCGGGACCGGTCGGCGGACAGCACCGCCGTCCCGGGCGCCGCCGCGAACGTCCGCGCCGCCGAGCCGTTCCGGGTGACCTGGAACCCCGACTCCGACGAGCCGAGGACGTCCACGATCCGGGTCCGGGGGAGGAGCTCCAGCATCCGGGCCTTCACGCCGGGACTGATCGCGGCGGCCGAGTTCACGAACGTGCGGAGCGCGCCCAGGTCGTGCGGGCGCGCCTCCAGCGCCGCCGTGATCGGACGGGCGAACGCGTCCCCGACCAGCGGCATCCGGGTGACGCGCTCGCGCTCGGCGGTGGCCATCAGGTCGGCCGCGTCCAGGCCGTCCACCCGGTCGGGGAACACCACGCACCCGCCGCCGCACCAGGCGCCGAGCGCCGACCACGTGCCGGCCCCGTGCATCAGCGGCGGGCCGACCAGCACCCGCACGTCGCTGCGGACGGCCCGCGCGACGGCGTCCTCCAGATCGGTGACGGGGACGCCGTCGCGGCGCCGCAGGCCGAGCGGGCCGATCATCAGGTCGCCGATCCGCCACAGCACGCCCTTCGGCATGCCGGTCGTCCCGCCGGTGTAGAGGATGTGCAGGTCACCGGCCTCGGGGCGCACCGGCAGCGGGTCGGTCGACGCCTTGGCGAGGGCGTCCTCGTAGTCGAGCGCGCCGGGCAGCAGCGGGGCGCCGGACTCGTCCGCGACCTGGAGGAGCAGCGGGCGCTCGGCCAGCCGCTCGACGACCCGGCCGATGGCGTCCGCGAACCGCGCGTGGAAGAGCACGGCGGCCGGGCGGGCGTCGCCGAACAGGTGCGCCAGCTCGTCGTCCACGTACCGGTAGTTGACGTTGAACGGGGCGACCCGGGCCTTGTGCGCGCCGACCAGGCCCTCCAGGTACTCGGGGCCGTTGTGCAGGTAGAGCGCGAGATGGTCGTGCGGCGACTCCCACGGCTCGGCCGCCGTGCCGCGCAGGCCGAGGCCGTGCCCGTGCAGGACGTTCGCCAGCCGCCGGGTGCGGTCGGCCGTCTCGCGCCAGGTCGTCCGGCGGTCGCGCCACACCAGGCACTCGCGGTCGGGGATCGCGGCGGCGATGGCCTCGTGCAGTGTCGCCAGGTCGAGCATCGGCACTCCTCGGGGGGGACGGCGTCGGCAGCACCGTAACCGATAACTTACCGAACCTCATTCGGTGGACGTTGCGGGCGGTTCGCGGCGTCTTCGGCGTACAGGGCATAGGCCGCGAGAAGGAACAATTGCCAAGTGCCCCCAGCCCGCCGGCCGCGAGGAGAGGTGACTCGCGGCACCACCGCCCCCAACCGGCTCCGCCGCGTCGACCGCTGGATCGCCGCCACCCAGACCGGCCCCCTCCACGCCGACCCGCGCCCGCTGGCCGTCGATCTCGGCTACGGCGCCTCGCCGGTCACCACGTTCGAGATCTACGCCCGGCTGCGCGCCGTCGCACCGCGCCTGGAGGTCGTCGGCATCGAGATAGAGCCGGACCGCGTCGCCGCCGGCCGCACCCTCCTCGCCGCCCTCCGCGAACCCCCCGAACCCCCGGACCCGCCCCCGCCGCAGCCCTCCGGCAGCGGCAAAGGAGCCGAAGCCCCCAAAGGAGCCGTTGCCCTCAAAGGGGCCGTTGCCCTCAAAGGGGCCGGTGCCCTCAAAGGGGCCGGTGCCCTCAAAGGGGCCGGTGCCCTCAAAGGGGCCGGTGCCTTCAAAGGAGGGGCGGGGGTGAACCGTGCCGGGGCGGCGTTCGACGGGCTGTCGTTTCGGCGCGGGGGGTTCGAGTTGCCGGTGCCGCGGCCGCCTGCGCTGGTCAGAGCGTTCAACGTGCTGCGGCAGTACGACGAGACGGCCGCGTGGCGCGCATGGGACGATCTGCGCGCGCGCCTGGCGCCCTCGGGCGTCCTCGTGGAGGGGACGTGCGACGAGATCGGGCGCCGCGCGGTCTGGGTCACCCTCACCGCGGACGGGCCCCAGACCATCACGTTCGCCGCGCATCTGGGCTCGCTGGAACGTCCGTCCGTGCTGGCCGAGCGGCTGCCGAAGACGCTGATCCACCGGAACGTGCCGGGCGAGCCCGTCCACGCGCTGCTGGCGGACTTCGACCGCTGCTGGGCGACGGCCGCGCCGCACTCGGCGTTCGGCCCCCGCGCGCGCTGGGTCGAGGCGGTGTCGCTCCTGGCGCGGACCCACCCCGTCTTCACGCATCTGCCGTACGGCGGACGGCACCGGTGGCGCCTCGGCGAGGTCACCCTCCCCTGGACGGCGGTCGCCCCGCGAGGCTGAGCCCGCCGACGCTGAGCCCGCTGACGCTGAGCCCGCTACTCGCGGTGCAGCTTGTAGGGGGCGGCCTGCACGCGGGGCTGCACGTCGATGCGGTCGATGTTGACGTGCGCCGGGCGGGTGACGGCCCAGGCCACGCAGTCGGCGACGTCCTCGGCGACGAGCGGCTCCGGGACGCCCTCGTACGGCTTGGCGGCCCGCTCGGCGTCCCCGCGGAACCGGACCAGGGAGAACTCCTCCGTCTTCACCAGCCCCGGCGCGATCTCGGTGATGCGCACCGGCTCGGCGACCAGCTCCAGCCGCAGCACGTCGTTGACCGCGTAGGCGGCGTGCTTGGCCGCGTTGTACCCGCCGCCGCCCTCGTACGGGACGTGCGCGGCGAGCGAGGTGATGTTCACCACGTGCCCGGCGCCGCTCTCGACCAGCTTCGGCAGGACCGCCTTGGTCACCCGGACCAGGCCCAGCACGTTGGTGTCGTACATCGTCTGCCAGTCGGCGAGGTCGGCGGCCGCGACGCTCTCCAGGCCGACGGCGCCGCCCGCGTTGTTGACCAGCACGTGGCAGGTGTCGACCGCCGCCGCGAGCGCGTCCACCGACTCCTGCGACGTGACGTCCAGGGTGAGCGGGACGATCTTCGCGGCGCCCGGCACGGTCTCGGCGATCTCCTTGGCGAGGGCGTCGAGGCGGTCGCGGCGCCGCGCCGCGAGCACCACGTTGAACCCCTCCGCCGCCAGGCGCCGCGCCGTGGCGGCCCCGATCCCGCTGCTTGCTCCGGTCACTATCGCGGTCTTACGCATGCGACCAGGGTCCCAGAAGCGGTGCGCGGCACCACCGGTGGACCGGGTGCCGGTGAGACCGGTCACTGTGGCGAGAAGTCACGAATGTCCCCCTTCTCGTGGGAACACCAAACCGGGTCGATAGGTTGCACTACCGGAGGTGATGTTCAGTGTCGCGTCGTGTCAACCGGGTTGCGACGGTCAGTGTTCATACTTCCCCCCTTGACCAACCTGGTACCGGCGACGCGGGCGGCATGAACGTCTACATCGTCGAGGTGGCCAAGAGGCTGGCCGCGAGGGGCGTGGAAGTCGACATCTTCACCCGCGCGACGTCGCGGGCCCTGCCCCCGGTGGTCGAGCTCGCGCCGGGCGTGCTCGTCCGCAACGTCGTCGCCGGGCCGTTCGAGGAGCTGGACAAGACCGAGCTTCCCCGGCACCTGTGCGGGTTCACGTCCGGGGTGCTGCGCGTCGAGGCGGCCCACGACCCCGGCTACTACGACCTCCTGCACACGCACTACTGGCTGTCCGGGCAGGCCGGGTGGGCGGTCAAGCAGCGGTGGGGCGTCCCGCTCGTCCACTCCATGCACACGATGGCGAAGGTCAAGAACGCCGCCCTCGCCGACGACGACAAGCCCGAGCCCGCCGAGCGCGTGCTCGGTGAGGAGCAGGTCGCGGCGTCCTCCGACCAGCTCGTCGCCAACACCGGCAAGGAGGCCCGCGAACTCGTGGACCTCTACGGCGCCGACCCCTCGCGGGTCGCGACCGTCAGCCCCGGCGTCGACCTGTCGATGTTCCGCCCCGAGTCGCCGATCCTCGCCCGCAGCACCGGCCTCCTCCCGCACCGCACCGGCCCGGCCCGCCGCCGGCTCGGACTGCCGCGCGACGCGTACGTGCTGCTGTTCGTCGGCCGGATCCAGCCGCTCAAGGCGCCGGACGTCCTGCTGCGCGCCGTCGCCCGCATGCTCGCCGACGACCCGGCGCTGCGCGCCAAGCTCGTCGTCGCCGTCGTCGGCGGCCCGTCCGGTTCCGGCCGCTGCCGCCCCGAGGGGCTCCAGTCGCTCGCCGCCCAGCTGGGCATCACCGACGTCATGCGCTTCGAGCCGCCGTCCCCGCAGCACGAGCTGGCCGACTGGTACCGGGCCGCGGACGTCACCGTCGTCCCGTCCCACAGCGAGTCGTTCGGGCTCGTCGCCGTCGAGTCGCAGGCGTGCGGGACGCCCGTCGTCGCGTCCCGCGTCGGCGGCCTCTGCACGGCCGTCGCGGACGGGGAGTCCGGCGTGCTGATCTCCGGGCACGACCCCGCCGACTACGCCGCCGTCCTGCGCCGGCTGCACGCCGAACCCGGCCTGCACGCGCGCCTCGCCCGCGGCGCCGTCCGACATGCGGACGGCTTCGGCTGGGACGCCACCGTCGACCGCCTCCTCGACGTGTATACCGGTGCCATGTCGATCCCCGCCGTCAGTGTCGTCCCCGCAGAGGTCACCGCATGAGCCACGTCGAGACCATCAGAGAGACGCTTGAGGCGGCCGAGCTGGAGTTCGACGAGCCGCGCGAGAACGCGTTCTTCGTCAAGCTCCCCGGGCAGCACAAGCTCGCCACCATGACCTGGCTGCTCGTCGGCGACCACTCCCTGCACGTCGAGGCGTTCTTCTGCCGCCGCCCGGACGAGAACCACGCCGAGTTCTACCGGTTCCTGCTGGAGAAGAACGGCGGCATGTACGGGGTCGCGTTCGCCCTGGACGACGTCGGCGACGTGCACCTCGTCGGGAAGCTGCCCCTCGACTCGATCTCCGCGGACGAGATCGACCGCGTGCTCGGCTGCGTCCTCACCTACTCCGACGAGAACTTCGACAAGGCCCTGGAGCACGGGTTCAAGTCGTCCATCCAGCGCGAATGGGACTGGCGGGTGAAGCGCGGCGAGAGCCTCGCCAACCTGCGGGCGTTCGCCTCCTTCGCGGACCCGGCCAACCGCGAGTGACCTCCGGCGGGCCGATAGGCTCTGCTGCATGGCGACCCTGGTATTGCTCCGGCATGGCGAAAGCGTTTGGAACGCGGAGGGGCTGTTCACCGGCTGGGTGGACGTCGACCTGTCCGCGAAGGGCGAGAGCGAGGCGACCCGCGGCGGCGACCTGCTGCTCGACGCCGACATCACCCCCGACGTGCTGCACACCTCCCTGCTGAAGCGGGCCATCCGCACCGCCAACATCGCCCTGGACGTCGCGGACCTCCTCTGGATCCCGGTGAAGCGCTCCTGGCGGCTGAACGAGCGCCACTACGGCGCCCTCCAGGGCAAGAACAAGGCGCAGACGCGCGAGGAGTTCGGCGAAGAGCAGTTCATGACCTGGCGCCGCTCCTACGACACCCCGCCGCCGCCCATCAAGGACGACGACCCGCTGTCCCAGGTCAACGACCTGCGCTACGCCGAGCTGCCGTCCGAGCTGATCCCGCGCTCGGAGTGCCTCGCCGACGTCGTCGACCGGCTGCTGCCCTACTG
It encodes:
- a CDS encoding phosphoglyceromutase produces the protein MATLVLLRHGESVWNAEGLFTGWVDVDLSAKGESEATRGGDLLLDADITPDVLHTSLLKRAIRTANIALDVADLLWIPVKRSWRLNERHYGALQGKNKAQTREEFGEEQFMTWRRSYDTPPPPIKDDDPLSQVNDLRYAELPSELIPRSECLADVVDRLLPYWYDSIVPDLAAGKTVMVAAHGNSLRAMVKHLDDISDEQIVGLNIPTGIPLVYELDDDFAPLKRGGEYLDPSAAKAAIEAVKNQGAAKSDGPKPPTPPAKDAKDAKDAKKDKPRRGRRK
- a CDS encoding YbjN domain-containing protein produces the protein MSHVETIRETLEAAELEFDEPRENAFFVKLPGQHKLATMTWLLVGDHSLHVEAFFCRRPDENHAEFYRFLLEKNGGMYGVAFALDDVGDVHLVGKLPLDSISADEIDRVLGCVLTYSDENFDKALEHGFKSSIQREWDWRVKRGESLANLRAFASFADPANRE
- a CDS encoding SDR family NAD(P)-dependent oxidoreductase; this translates as MRKTAIVTGASSGIGAATARRLAAEGFNVVLAARRRDRLDALAKEIAETVPGAAKIVPLTLDVTSQESVDALAAAVDTCHVLVNNAGGAVGLESVAAADLADWQTMYDTNVLGLVRVTKAVLPKLVESGAGHVVNITSLAAHVPYEGGGGYNAAKHAAYAVNDVLRLELVAEPVRITEIAPGLVKTEEFSLVRFRGDAERAAKPYEGVPEPLVAEDVADCVAWAVTRPAHVNIDRIDVQPRVQAAPYKLHRE
- the mshA gene encoding D-inositol-3-phosphate glycosyltransferase, coding for MSRRVNRVATVSVHTSPLDQPGTGDAGGMNVYIVEVAKRLAARGVEVDIFTRATSRALPPVVELAPGVLVRNVVAGPFEELDKTELPRHLCGFTSGVLRVEAAHDPGYYDLLHTHYWLSGQAGWAVKQRWGVPLVHSMHTMAKVKNAALADDDKPEPAERVLGEEQVAASSDQLVANTGKEARELVDLYGADPSRVATVSPGVDLSMFRPESPILARSTGLLPHRTGPARRRLGLPRDAYVLLFVGRIQPLKAPDVLLRAVARMLADDPALRAKLVVAVVGGPSGSGRCRPEGLQSLAAQLGITDVMRFEPPSPQHELADWYRAADVTVVPSHSESFGLVAVESQACGTPVVASRVGGLCTAVADGESGVLISGHDPADYAAVLRRLHAEPGLHARLARGAVRHADGFGWDATVDRLLDVYTGAMSIPAVSVVPAEVTA